Proteins encoded together in one Gadus chalcogrammus isolate NIFS_2021 chromosome 18, NIFS_Gcha_1.0, whole genome shotgun sequence window:
- the phf5a gene encoding PHD finger-like domain-containing protein 5A translates to MAKHHPDLIFCRKQAGVAIGRLCEKCDGKCVICDSYVRPCTLVRICDECNYGSYQGRCVICGGPGVSDAYYCKECTIQEKDRDGCPKIVNLGSSKTDLFYERKKYGFKKR, encoded by the exons ATGGCAAAGCATCATCCAGATTTGATCTTTTGTCGGAAACAAGCCGGTGTTG CCATTGGAAGACTGTGTGAAAAAT GTGATGGTAAATGTGTCATATGTGATTCCTACGTGAGGCCGTGCACACTGGTGCGTATCTGTGACGAGTGCAACTACGGTTCCTACCAGGGCCGATGCGTGATCTGCGGAGGGCCCGGCGTGTCCGATGCCTACTACTGTAAAGAATGCACCATCCAGGAGAAAGAC AGGGACGGCTGTCCCAAGATTGTGAACCTGGGCAGCTCAAAAACAGATCTGTTTTATGAGAGAAAGAAGTATGGTTTCAAGAAGAGGTGA